Proteins co-encoded in one Ruegeria sp. YS9 genomic window:
- a CDS encoding NAD(P)/FAD-dependent oxidoreductase codes for MTLNRRTFLGAAGVVAAGLSAPMVLAQGRPRVVVVGGGAGGATAARYIAKDSKGEIDVTLIEPSRTYYTCFFSNLYLGGFQELSDIAHSYGTLAAEYGINVVHDWAVGVDRDAKTVSLAGGGSVPYDKLILSPGIDFVDGAVEGWDVSAQNKMPHAYKAGSQTELLKAQIMAMPEGGTFAMVAPPNPYRCPPGPYERVSMVAHVLKANNPTAKIIVADPKPKFSKMALFQEGWANHYEGMVDWIGEDFGGGNVSVNPDAMTLTIDGEETKVDVCNVIPAMKAGHIAEMAGVTDGNWAPVNAADMSSKADPDIYVLGDASQQGDMPKSGFSANSQAKVCANAVRGALTGSKVFPAKFSNTCWSLIDTDDGVKVGATYEATPEKIAKVDGFISQTGEDADLRKATYEESLGWYAGITSDMFG; via the coding sequence ATGACACTCAATAGACGAACATTTCTAGGAGCCGCCGGGGTGGTGGCAGCCGGACTATCTGCGCCGATGGTTCTGGCTCAGGGCAGACCCCGGGTCGTTGTTGTCGGCGGCGGCGCAGGCGGCGCTACGGCCGCCCGCTACATCGCCAAGGACAGCAAAGGTGAGATCGACGTGACGCTGATCGAGCCGTCACGGACCTACTACACCTGCTTCTTCTCGAACCTGTATCTGGGAGGGTTTCAGGAACTTTCGGATATCGCCCACAGCTATGGCACGCTTGCAGCTGAATACGGGATCAACGTGGTCCACGATTGGGCCGTCGGCGTGGATCGCGATGCCAAGACTGTTTCGCTGGCGGGTGGTGGCTCGGTCCCGTACGACAAGCTGATCCTGAGCCCTGGTATCGATTTTGTCGACGGGGCAGTTGAAGGCTGGGACGTCTCGGCGCAGAACAAGATGCCGCATGCGTACAAGGCGGGCTCTCAGACGGAACTTCTGAAGGCGCAGATCATGGCGATGCCAGAAGGCGGTACCTTTGCGATGGTTGCACCACCAAACCCGTACCGGTGCCCGCCCGGGCCCTATGAACGGGTCTCGATGGTTGCGCATGTTCTGAAAGCAAACAACCCAACTGCGAAAATCATCGTGGCAGATCCAAAGCCGAAGTTTTCGAAGATGGCATTGTTCCAGGAAGGCTGGGCGAACCACTATGAAGGCATGGTCGACTGGATCGGCGAAGACTTCGGTGGCGGCAATGTCTCGGTAAACCCGGACGCGATGACGCTGACCATCGACGGAGAAGAGACCAAAGTCGACGTCTGCAACGTGATCCCGGCGATGAAAGCCGGACATATTGCGGAAATGGCCGGAGTGACCGACGGCAACTGGGCGCCGGTGAACGCCGCGGACATGTCCTCCAAGGCTGATCCGGACATCTATGTCCTTGGCGACGCCAGCCAGCAGGGCGACATGCCGAAATCGGGTTTCTCGGCCAACAGTCAGGCGAAAGTCTGTGCGAATGCCGTGCGGGGCGCGTTGACCGGATCCAAGGTGTTCCCGGCCAAGTTTTCCAACACCTGCTGGTCACTGATCGACACGGATGATGGCGTGAAGGTTGGGGCAACCTACGAGGCGACGCCGGAAAAAATCGCCAAGGTGGACGGCTTCATCAGCCAGACCGGCGAAGATGCCGATCTGAGAAAAGCAACCTACGAAGAGTCGCTGGGTTGGTATGCCGGTATCACCTCGGACATGTTCGGATAG
- a CDS encoding c-type cytochrome, which produces MSKSLSHVFLPVFGGTALVLAGALVFANRNFGQSKIETLETRLGQVEAHAAAAQEKAKSEAERAAQLELKVQEIQAAAAERVANGANLTAPAPSREGTYGLGRPALEEEIAAWDVDVLPDGRGLPVGSGDVWTGEEVFADRCASCHGEFAEGVDNWPVLAGGFDTLANEDPVKTVGSYWPHLSTAWDYISRSMPFGEAGTLTADETYAIVAYILYSNDLVDDDFELSNENFAEFEMYNKDGFVVDTRPETEYAEWRKEPCMENCKAEAAVTMRSVFLVETPPEGGSNSVMNDATVDGLPTFTADGPSFIPAAAPKPEEEAAAEPAVQEAEKTDEATELVAAGAKVFKKCKACHQVGEGAKHSTGPALNGIVGSNAGSVEGFKYSKAMKAAAEAGLVWTDEEMAAFLTKPKDYMKGTRMSFAGLRKPDDIEAVIVYLKSFGS; this is translated from the coding sequence ATGTCGAAGTCTCTTAGTCATGTTTTCCTGCCGGTATTCGGCGGCACAGCGTTGGTGCTTGCGGGGGCGTTGGTGTTCGCCAACCGAAACTTCGGCCAATCGAAGATCGAAACTTTGGAAACCCGGCTTGGCCAGGTTGAGGCCCACGCAGCAGCCGCACAGGAAAAAGCGAAGTCAGAGGCCGAACGAGCAGCCCAGCTTGAGCTCAAAGTACAGGAAATTCAGGCTGCTGCCGCGGAACGGGTTGCGAATGGCGCGAACCTGACCGCACCCGCGCCCAGCCGCGAGGGTACCTATGGGCTTGGACGGCCTGCGCTGGAGGAAGAGATCGCGGCCTGGGACGTTGACGTTCTGCCGGACGGGCGGGGCTTGCCTGTCGGATCGGGCGACGTTTGGACCGGGGAAGAGGTTTTTGCCGACCGCTGCGCGTCCTGTCACGGAGAATTCGCGGAAGGTGTGGACAACTGGCCTGTTCTTGCCGGTGGGTTCGATACGCTTGCAAACGAAGATCCCGTGAAGACCGTCGGGTCCTACTGGCCGCATTTGTCTACTGCCTGGGACTACATTTCCCGATCCATGCCATTTGGCGAGGCGGGCACTTTGACCGCGGATGAGACCTATGCGATTGTTGCCTACATCCTGTATTCAAATGATTTGGTGGATGACGATTTCGAACTGAGCAACGAAAACTTCGCCGAATTCGAGATGTACAACAAAGACGGTTTTGTCGTCGATACACGACCCGAGACCGAGTACGCTGAATGGCGCAAAGAGCCTTGCATGGAAAACTGCAAGGCAGAGGCCGCTGTCACGATGCGCTCTGTTTTTCTGGTCGAAACGCCGCCCGAAGGTGGGTCGAACTCGGTGATGAATGACGCCACCGTGGACGGGTTGCCGACATTCACTGCGGACGGCCCGTCGTTCATTCCGGCAGCGGCACCCAAGCCCGAGGAAGAAGCCGCTGCGGAACCAGCCGTTCAAGAGGCCGAAAAGACTGACGAGGCAACGGAACTGGTTGCCGCCGGAGCAAAAGTCTTCAAGAAGTGCAAAGCCTGCCATCAGGTGGGTGAAGGTGCAAAGCACAGTACCGGGCCGGCATTGAACGGGATTGTCGGGTCCAATGCAGGATCGGTCGAGGGGTTCAAATACTCCAAGGCGATGAAAGCCGCAGCCGAGGCCGGCCTTGTTTGGACGGATGAGGAAATGGCGGCCTTCCTGACGAAACCCAAGGATTACATGAAGGGCACGCGAATGTCTTTTGCGGGGCTCAGGAAGCCGGATGACATTGAGGCCGTGATTGTCTACCTTAAATCGTTCGGAAGCTGA
- the soxB gene encoding thiosulfohydrolase SoxB has translation MISRRDFLQVSMAASALYGASGFGNWARLAAQQSLTQNQLLEFETFGNISLIHVTDIHAQLKPIFFREPEINLGIGEAKGQMPHVTGAAFRKAYGIEDGSPSAYALTYDDFAALAKTYGRVGGLDRVSTVINAIRAERPDALLLDGGDTWHGSYTCYQTAGQDMVNVMNALKPDAMTFHWEFTLGSDRVNEIVEGLPFAALGQNIFDAEWDEPAELFKPYKFFDRGGAKVAVIGQAFPYMPIANPGWMFPEYSFGIRDENMQAMVDEVRGAGADVVVVLSHNGFDVDKKMAGRVQGIDVILSGHTHDALPEPVLVGKTHIIASGSNGKFVSRVDLDVRDGQLMGLKHKLIPIFSDVIAPDPAITALIDEQRAPYEATLSEVIGKTDSLLYRRGNFNGTWDDLICDALLKEREADIAMSPGVRWGPSILPGQEITREDIWNVTSMSYPNAYRTEMTGEFIHVILEDVGDNLFNPDPYYQQGGDMVRVGGLGYRIDVTKPQGQRISEMTLLKTGEAIDPSKTYVVAGWASVNEGTEGPPIWDVVENHIRNLGTVTVQENTSVDVVGA, from the coding sequence ATGATTTCTCGACGTGACTTCTTGCAGGTTTCAATGGCGGCATCGGCTCTGTACGGGGCGTCCGGGTTTGGCAATTGGGCCAGACTTGCAGCGCAGCAAAGTCTGACGCAGAATCAGCTGCTGGAGTTTGAAACCTTTGGCAATATCAGCCTGATCCATGTCACCGACATTCACGCGCAACTCAAACCGATTTTCTTCCGTGAACCCGAGATAAACCTTGGTATCGGCGAGGCAAAGGGACAGATGCCGCACGTTACGGGGGCCGCGTTCCGCAAGGCCTATGGGATCGAAGATGGCAGCCCCTCGGCCTATGCATTGACCTATGACGACTTTGCAGCCCTGGCAAAAACCTACGGTCGGGTCGGTGGTTTGGACCGGGTTTCTACAGTCATCAACGCCATCCGTGCGGAACGACCCGATGCCCTGCTTTTGGACGGCGGCGATACCTGGCACGGGTCTTACACCTGTTACCAGACAGCCGGTCAGGACATGGTCAATGTCATGAACGCGCTGAAACCCGATGCAATGACCTTCCATTGGGAGTTCACGCTGGGCAGCGACAGAGTGAACGAAATCGTCGAAGGGCTGCCCTTTGCCGCCTTGGGTCAGAACATTTTTGATGCCGAATGGGATGAACCCGCGGAATTGTTCAAGCCCTACAAGTTCTTTGACCGGGGCGGTGCAAAAGTTGCCGTGATCGGGCAGGCATTCCCATACATGCCAATCGCGAACCCGGGTTGGATGTTCCCTGAATACTCTTTCGGTATCCGGGATGAGAACATGCAGGCAATGGTTGACGAGGTTCGCGGTGCCGGCGCTGATGTCGTCGTCGTCCTCAGCCATAACGGCTTTGACGTAGATAAAAAAATGGCAGGCCGGGTGCAGGGGATCGACGTGATCCTCAGCGGCCACACTCATGACGCGCTGCCCGAGCCGGTTCTGGTGGGCAAAACACACATCATCGCGTCAGGCTCGAACGGCAAATTCGTCAGCCGTGTGGACCTGGATGTACGGGATGGGCAGTTGATGGGGTTGAAGCACAAGCTGATCCCGATTTTCTCTGATGTTATCGCTCCGGATCCTGCGATTACCGCTCTGATAGATGAGCAGCGCGCGCCGTATGAGGCCACGCTCAGCGAAGTGATCGGTAAAACGGACTCGTTGCTCTATCGTCGCGGCAATTTCAACGGCACTTGGGATGATCTGATCTGCGACGCCCTGCTCAAAGAACGTGAGGCAGACATTGCCATGTCGCCTGGCGTTCGATGGGGCCCGTCGATCCTGCCGGGGCAGGAGATCACGCGCGAGGACATCTGGAACGTCACCTCGATGTCTTACCCGAATGCCTATCGCACGGAAATGACGGGTGAATTCATCCATGTGATCCTCGAGGATGTTGGCGACAACCTGTTCAACCCTGATCCTTACTACCAGCAGGGCGGCGACATGGTCCGTGTCGGTGGGCTGGGCTACCGCATCGACGTGACCAAGCCACAAGGGCAGCGGATCAGCGAAATGACTTTGCTGAAGACAGGTGAAGCGATTGATCCGTCGAAAACCTATGTCGTGGCCGGCTGGGCCAGCGTCAACGAAGGCACCGAGGGTCCGCCGATCTGGGATGTCGTCGAAAACCACATTCGCAATCTAGGCACCGTAACGGTGCAAGAAAACACCAGTGTCGATGTCGTCGGCGCTTAA
- a CDS encoding MBL fold metallo-hydrolase — protein MIRSLMIAVAFATPTWASEDIADQYPQSVLYSKPVEFIPGVYSAIGATAPPTYENSGHNNNLSFIVTGEGVVVVNGGAAYVLAEALHKEIQAITDQPVTLVFNENGQGHAMLGNAYWSEIGVPIVAHSDAAAEFEEYGPQILEGMKRYNQDKAEGTFLAGPTETFDDEYVVEMGDFRIEAKYLGPAHSPGDISIWLPNQGLVIAGDMAFHERMLPIFQDTYTADWLETWDNEFEALNATYVIPGHGHPTNMDQVRRYTRDYLVYLRTRIQEHMDAGGDLTEAYYVDQSPYAHLDTYEELATKNAGRVFEQMEFE, from the coding sequence ATGATACGATCACTCATGATTGCGGTTGCTTTCGCCACGCCAACTTGGGCAAGCGAGGATATTGCTGACCAGTATCCGCAAAGCGTTCTGTATTCCAAGCCGGTCGAGTTCATTCCTGGCGTCTATTCCGCCATTGGCGCAACCGCTCCACCGACCTACGAAAACTCTGGTCACAACAACAACCTGAGCTTCATCGTGACCGGTGAAGGTGTGGTCGTTGTCAACGGCGGTGCGGCCTATGTCCTTGCCGAGGCGCTGCACAAGGAAATTCAGGCGATTACGGATCAGCCCGTCACGCTTGTCTTCAACGAAAACGGTCAGGGGCACGCGATGCTTGGCAATGCCTACTGGTCGGAAATCGGTGTTCCAATCGTCGCCCATTCGGATGCAGCAGCTGAGTTCGAGGAGTATGGCCCTCAGATTCTGGAAGGAATGAAACGATACAATCAGGACAAGGCAGAGGGTACGTTTCTGGCAGGCCCAACCGAGACATTCGATGATGAATACGTGGTTGAGATGGGCGACTTCCGGATCGAAGCAAAATACCTCGGACCGGCCCACAGCCCCGGCGATATCTCGATCTGGCTGCCGAACCAAGGCCTTGTCATCGCGGGTGACATGGCGTTCCACGAGCGCATGCTGCCGATCTTTCAGGATACCTATACCGCGGATTGGCTGGAAACCTGGGACAACGAGTTCGAGGCTTTGAATGCCACGTATGTCATTCCCGGGCACGGTCATCCCACGAATATGGATCAGGTACGCCGCTATACACGCGATTACCTGGTGTACCTGCGAACCAGGATTCAAGAACATATGGATGCAGGCGGCGATCTGACCGAAGCCTATTATGTCGATCAGTCCCCCTATGCCCATCTGGACACGTACGAGGAACTGGCAACAAAGAATGCCGGGCGCGTTTTCGAACAGATGGAGTTCGAGTAA
- a CDS encoding YeeE/YedE family protein, which translates to MERLIDLLGDPGALAFAGVLVGILFGVTAQKSHFCLRASTVEVAEGKLGPRLAVWLIAFTAALTLVQALVSLELLDLSEARAIASTGSLSGAVIGGAMFGIGMVLARGCASRLLVLASCGNLRALVTGLILTLVAQAAYTGVLSPAREAISGLWTISGGAQRDLSAIIGLSPPAYTAVAAIGFVLAIVFAFHRNVAPAKIVTAAGVGGAVALGWFMTYSIAQASFEVVPVSSVTFTGPATDTLMALVAERNVALSFGIGLVPGVAIGAAGSAILSGEWKIERFGSDTPMERYLVGAVLMGFGAMLAGGCAVGAGLSGGAALSLTAWLAVFFMWVGAIGTHRFLMRLPVLQHS; encoded by the coding sequence ATGGAGAGGCTCATCGATCTGCTGGGAGACCCTGGCGCATTGGCATTTGCCGGAGTGCTCGTCGGTATCTTGTTCGGCGTGACGGCTCAGAAGTCCCATTTTTGTTTGCGCGCGTCGACTGTCGAAGTCGCCGAAGGTAAGCTTGGCCCCCGTTTGGCGGTTTGGCTGATTGCCTTTACCGCGGCACTGACGCTGGTTCAGGCGCTTGTCTCGCTTGAATTGCTGGACCTTTCAGAAGCACGCGCCATCGCGTCAACCGGCAGCCTTAGCGGTGCGGTTATCGGCGGAGCGATGTTTGGCATCGGAATGGTTCTTGCGCGCGGATGTGCATCTCGCCTGTTGGTCTTGGCCTCGTGCGGCAACCTGCGTGCACTTGTGACAGGATTGATTTTGACCTTGGTGGCCCAGGCAGCCTACACAGGAGTACTCAGCCCAGCCCGTGAAGCGATTTCCGGTCTGTGGACCATCTCAGGAGGCGCACAGCGCGATCTTTCAGCAATAATCGGGCTTTCGCCACCGGCCTATACAGCCGTTGCCGCAATTGGATTTGTTCTGGCAATTGTGTTTGCTTTTCATAGAAATGTCGCACCTGCAAAGATCGTGACAGCCGCAGGCGTGGGCGGGGCAGTGGCGCTTGGGTGGTTCATGACATATTCCATCGCGCAAGCTTCTTTCGAAGTCGTGCCTGTGTCTTCAGTGACGTTTACCGGCCCGGCCACAGACACGCTGATGGCGTTGGTTGCAGAGAGAAATGTGGCGCTGTCTTTCGGCATCGGCCTTGTTCCCGGCGTGGCCATTGGCGCAGCAGGATCTGCCATCCTTTCCGGCGAGTGGAAGATCGAACGTTTTGGCTCGGATACACCGATGGAACGTTACCTGGTCGGAGCTGTCCTCATGGGGTTCGGAGCGATGCTTGCCGGAGGTTGCGCCGTGGGCGCCGGGCTTTCAGGCGGGGCCGCCCTGTCATTGACAGCCTGGCTTGCCGTTTTCTTCATGTGGGTTGGGGCGATAGGCACGCACAGGTTTTTGATGCGTCTACCGGTACTACAGCATTCCTGA
- a CDS encoding c-type cytochrome, with amino-acid sequence MRWSNILSCAAVLAAFASSTYATENLGDAEAGKTVFAKCKGCHQVGEGAENKIGPHLNGVFGRKAAGLDGFNYSKSLVRAGNSGLEWHADTLSAYIENPRAFASGTRMSFRGLKDPEDRANVIAYLRAFSDNPRDIPEADPTAKGTDHSVDPAILAIQGDPEYGAYLSSECTTCHQIEGGDQGIPSIVYWPDEDFVVAMHAYKDRQRPHPVMQMIAGRLSNDEIAALAAYFNNPE; translated from the coding sequence ATGCGGTGGTCGAACATATTGTCGTGCGCAGCGGTTCTGGCGGCTTTCGCCTCATCGACCTACGCAACCGAAAACCTGGGTGATGCCGAGGCCGGGAAAACAGTGTTCGCCAAATGCAAAGGCTGCCATCAGGTTGGCGAAGGCGCTGAAAACAAAATCGGCCCGCATCTGAATGGTGTCTTTGGGCGCAAGGCTGCGGGTCTCGATGGTTTCAATTATTCCAAGAGCCTTGTGCGCGCGGGAAATTCGGGTTTGGAATGGCACGCTGACACCTTGTCGGCCTATATCGAAAACCCACGTGCATTTGCGTCGGGCACAAGGATGAGCTTTCGCGGCCTGAAAGACCCGGAAGACCGTGCCAACGTGATTGCCTATTTGCGGGCGTTTTCAGACAATCCCCGTGATATTCCCGAAGCGGACCCAACCGCGAAAGGTACGGATCATTCCGTCGATCCAGCGATCCTGGCGATTCAGGGAGATCCCGAATACGGCGCATATCTCAGCAGCGAATGCACGACGTGCCACCAGATCGAAGGCGGTGACCAAGGTATCCCATCGATCGTCTATTGGCCCGACGAGGATTTTGTTGTCGCCATGCACGCATACAAGGACAGACAGCGGCCACATCCGGTTATGCAAATGATCGCCGGAAGGCTGAGCAATGACGAGATTGCGGCTTTGGCCGCCTACTTCAATAATCCAGAGTGA
- the hemA gene encoding 5-aminolevulinate synthase — protein sequence MNYQQYFRDQLGLLKDEGNYRVFADLERQCGAFPKARSYTGNGPEKVTVWCSNDYLGMGQHPKVLAAMHGAIDKSGAGAGGTRNISGTTHEHVLLEQELADLHGKDAALLFTSGYVSNWAALGTLASRIPGITVLSDELNHASMIEGIRHSRCQKRIWKHNDLADLERHLADLPANAPKLIAFESVYSMDGDIAPIAGICDLADRYGAMTYLDEVHAVGLYGPRGGGIAEREGLMDRLTVIEGTLGKAFGVVGGYVAASKELVDFVRSFASGFIFTTALPPAVAAGAAASVKHLKQSNAERQQHKKRVREVRDRLDDLGIPHTPNPSHIIPVMVGDPVKCRFISDVLMRDYGIYIQPINYPTVPKGTERLRITPSPVHTCEDVDRLVSALGELWTQCQLARRPMAAQ from the coding sequence ATGAACTACCAGCAGTATTTTCGTGATCAACTTGGTCTACTGAAAGACGAAGGAAACTACCGGGTTTTCGCGGACCTCGAACGTCAGTGCGGCGCGTTTCCAAAGGCGCGCAGTTACACGGGGAATGGTCCCGAAAAAGTCACTGTCTGGTGCTCGAACGACTATCTTGGAATGGGCCAGCACCCAAAAGTCCTCGCAGCCATGCATGGGGCGATTGACAAAAGTGGTGCCGGGGCAGGGGGAACGCGGAATATCTCGGGAACCACGCACGAACATGTGCTGTTGGAGCAGGAGCTTGCGGACCTTCACGGCAAGGACGCGGCATTGCTGTTCACGTCTGGTTACGTATCCAATTGGGCCGCCTTGGGAACCTTGGCGTCCCGCATTCCTGGCATCACGGTTTTGTCCGACGAATTGAATCATGCCTCGATGATCGAGGGGATTCGTCACAGTCGTTGCCAAAAGCGGATATGGAAGCACAACGATCTTGCGGATCTTGAAAGACACCTTGCGGACCTGCCTGCAAATGCGCCAAAGCTGATTGCGTTTGAAAGCGTCTATTCCATGGATGGCGACATTGCACCGATTGCCGGGATCTGTGATCTGGCGGATCGTTACGGTGCGATGACCTATCTGGATGAGGTTCACGCGGTCGGGTTGTACGGTCCGCGCGGCGGAGGCATTGCCGAGCGCGAGGGCCTGATGGACCGCCTGACCGTGATTGAAGGGACTTTGGGCAAGGCGTTCGGCGTGGTAGGAGGATACGTCGCGGCGTCGAAGGAGCTTGTCGACTTTGTCCGATCCTTTGCCAGCGGGTTTATTTTCACCACTGCTTTGCCTCCGGCCGTGGCAGCAGGTGCTGCGGCTTCGGTGAAGCACCTGAAGCAAAGCAATGCAGAGCGGCAACAGCACAAGAAGCGCGTGCGCGAAGTCCGGGACAGGCTGGACGATCTGGGTATTCCCCATACACCGAACCCAAGCCATATCATTCCGGTCATGGTCGGCGATCCGGTCAAGTGTCGCTTCATTTCGGATGTGCTGATGCGTGACTATGGGATCTACATTCAGCCCATCAACTATCCAACTGTCCCCAAAGGAACGGAACGTCTGCGGATTACGCCGTCGCCGGTGCACACCTGTGAAGATGTCGACCGGCTGGTATCCGCATTGGGAGAGTTATGGACGCAATGCCAATTGGCGCGCCGGCCGATGGCCGCGCAATGA
- a CDS encoding DUF302 domain-containing protein — MKHFIVTAAFFAVSAGQGLAEDIITTPFDGSFDDATFAVESAIVGQGLVIDYVSHVGEMLNRTGADVGSDKQIFAAADIFIFCSAKISREVMEADPMNIGYCPYGIFVTEDDDGVKVGYRSYPDGPMQKVQTLLSGIVEEAVGD; from the coding sequence ATGAAACACTTTATCGTTACGGCCGCATTTTTTGCAGTCTCCGCCGGTCAGGGACTCGCCGAGGATATCATCACCACTCCCTTTGACGGAAGTTTTGATGATGCCACCTTTGCCGTCGAATCCGCCATTGTCGGGCAGGGGCTGGTCATCGACTATGTGAGCCACGTTGGGGAAATGTTGAACCGAACGGGCGCTGATGTCGGCAGCGACAAACAGATATTCGCGGCGGCGGACATCTTTATTTTTTGCTCGGCAAAGATTTCGCGTGAGGTGATGGAAGCAGATCCGATGAATATCGGCTATTGCCCATACGGGATATTCGTGACCGAGGACGATGACGGGGTGAAGGTAGGATACCGAAGCTATCCGGACGGCCCAATGCAAAAGGTCCAGACCCTGTTGTCCGGAATCGTTGAAGAGGCTGTTGGGGATTGA
- the soxA gene encoding sulfur oxidation c-type cytochrome SoxA, with protein MNTKALTAIAAVLVFPAAAMAGPDEDNLVINGELDMTSVTEAPAHLENLDTIYSGWHFRTDETQALQIDDFDNPAMIFVDQAADLYETVDGAAGKSCASCHDGVESFKGLQASMPKVDAETGKLVVMEDLINECRTERMEADAWKWSGGDMQGMVALIGLQSRGMPMNVAIDGDAAPYWEQGKEMYYTRYGQLELSCANCHEDNWGNMIRADHLSQGMINGFPTYRLKQAKLISRHNRFRGCIRDTRAETFAEGSDEFRALELYVASRGNGLSVETPAVRQ; from the coding sequence ATGAATACAAAGGCATTAACGGCGATCGCGGCAGTTCTGGTTTTCCCAGCGGCAGCAATGGCCGGACCGGACGAAGACAATCTCGTGATCAATGGCGAGCTGGACATGACCTCGGTCACCGAAGCGCCGGCGCATCTGGAAAACCTGGACACGATCTATTCCGGTTGGCATTTCCGTACGGATGAAACCCAGGCCCTTCAGATCGATGATTTCGACAATCCGGCGATGATCTTCGTCGATCAGGCCGCCGACCTTTATGAGACGGTCGATGGTGCTGCCGGCAAAAGCTGTGCCTCGTGCCACGACGGGGTGGAAAGCTTCAAGGGATTGCAGGCTTCCATGCCGAAGGTTGATGCCGAAACCGGCAAGCTGGTGGTCATGGAAGATCTGATCAACGAGTGCCGAACCGAGCGTATGGAGGCCGATGCCTGGAAATGGTCCGGTGGCGATATGCAGGGCATGGTCGCTTTGATCGGCCTTCAGTCACGCGGAATGCCCATGAACGTTGCCATTGACGGTGATGCAGCCCCGTATTGGGAACAGGGCAAGGAAATGTACTACACACGCTATGGTCAGCTGGAGCTGAGCTGTGCCAACTGTCATGAAGACAATTGGGGCAACATGATCCGGGCAGATCACCTGAGCCAGGGAATGATCAACGGGTTCCCGACTTACCGCTTGAAACAGGCCAAGCTGATCTCGCGACACAATCGTTTCCGCGGTTGTATTCGTGATACGCGGGCGGAAACCTTTGCCGAAGGGTCGGACGAGTTCCGTGCGCTGGAGCTTTATGTTGCCTCGCGTGGCAACGGGCTTTCAGTCGAAACCCCGGCTGTGCGCCAATAA
- the soxC gene encoding sulfite dehydrogenase — protein sequence MDDAFKPSRRAFLKGSAAVAAGSVAGAAVAETPDPLITELQDWASYTGAGVDETPYGMPISYESHVVRRNVEWLTASPISSINFTPIHALEGTITPQGCAFERHHSGAIELRKEDYRLMINGLVDRPLVFTYDDIERFPRENHVYFCECAANTGMEWAGAQLNGVQFTHGMIHNMEYTGVPLRTLLQEAGADISPDKWVYVEGADASSNGRSIPMEKALDDVLVAFKANGEALRMEHGYPVRLVVPGWEGNMWVKWLRRIEVVDRAVESREETSKYTDVYADGTAQKWTWVMDAKSVITSPSPQMPIKHGPGPLVISGLAWSGHGQITRVDVSKDGGITWETARLGKQGDTKALTRFYLDTNWDGAPMLLQARAMDETGYVQPTKDQLREKRGENSVYHNNCIQTWYVSAEGIAENVEVS from the coding sequence ATGGATGACGCGTTCAAACCGTCGCGCCGGGCCTTCCTGAAAGGCAGTGCCGCGGTCGCCGCGGGGTCAGTTGCAGGTGCGGCAGTGGCAGAAACGCCCGACCCCCTGATAACAGAGCTTCAGGATTGGGCATCGTACACGGGTGCAGGCGTTGACGAGACACCTTATGGCATGCCGATCAGCTATGAATCGCATGTCGTGCGCCGCAATGTGGAATGGCTGACTGCCTCTCCGATTTCGTCGATCAACTTCACGCCGATCCATGCGCTCGAAGGGACGATAACGCCGCAGGGCTGCGCCTTTGAACGTCATCACTCTGGCGCGATTGAACTGCGCAAGGAAGACTATCGGCTGATGATCAACGGGCTGGTCGATCGCCCGCTGGTCTTTACGTATGACGACATCGAGCGGTTCCCGCGCGAAAACCACGTGTATTTCTGCGAATGCGCGGCGAATACCGGGATGGAGTGGGCAGGCGCGCAACTCAACGGTGTGCAATTCACCCATGGTATGATCCACAACATGGAATATACCGGTGTCCCGCTGCGCACGCTGTTGCAGGAGGCCGGCGCCGATATCTCGCCCGACAAATGGGTCTATGTCGAGGGCGCGGACGCGTCGTCCAATGGCCGCTCCATTCCGATGGAAAAAGCGCTGGATGACGTTCTGGTGGCCTTCAAGGCAAATGGCGAAGCCCTGCGGATGGAGCATGGCTATCCTGTGCGCCTGGTCGTGCCAGGCTGGGAAGGCAACATGTGGGTCAAATGGCTGCGCCGGATCGAGGTCGTCGACAGGGCGGTGGAAAGCCGCGAAGAAACTTCGAAATACACCGATGTCTATGCCGATGGCACGGCCCAGAAATGGACCTGGGTGATGGATGCGAAATCCGTCATAACCTCGCCCAGTCCGCAAATGCCGATCAAACATGGGCCCGGGCCGCTGGTGATTTCAGGGCTTGCATGGTCAGGCCACGGACAGATTACCCGTGTTGATGTATCCAAGGACGGCGGCATCACGTGGGAAACGGCACGCCTTGGCAAGCAGGGCGACACCAAGGCTTTGACACGTTTCTATCTCGACACGAATTGGGACGGGGCACCCATGCTCCTACAGGCCCGAGCAATGGATGAGACCGGCTATGTACAGCCGACCAAAGACCAGCTGCGCGAAAAGCGCGGCGAAAACTCGGTCTATCACAACAACTGTATCCAGACGTGGTACGTAAGCGCAGAAGGGATCGCCGAGAATGTCGAAGTCTCTTAG